One Carassius auratus strain Wakin unplaced genomic scaffold, ASM336829v1 scaf_tig00044455, whole genome shotgun sequence genomic window, TCTGTGATAATGGAAATGACCagatgccaaaaataaataaaccaaccgCCTGCAGCCTGCTTATATGTATGTCTGCATATTTTTGTCTCATCTGGCCATAAAGCAGTGCGACACTACATTCAGTCTGTACTTCATGTATTTTCAGTGCATCGAATACAATGCAAGGCTCTTCTCGCAGATCCATTTATAATTGTCACTACATGGATAATCAGCCCATCCTGATGAATCATTTAGAGTACAGTCCTCTCTTATATGTCCATTGGGTTCCCGAGGATCCCAGAACCTGCAACAACAGATCAGTATTAGATGTTCAGTACTGCTTTTATTACACAATAATCAGTTCAAATCAGTTATTTTCTCACCCAGAGGTCAGTGtgctgccatcaacccatttccatGTGCCCTCAACATCACTGTCAGTCAGACCAATCCAGACTTTAGCATCAGCAGATATTTTCTTCACAAAATCCTGAAGAAATCATTACAAATATACCATAAAATTGATTGGACTGATTGCTTATCATACACAAAATATGTTTCACTCACTTGTTCCTCTCTGTTGTttatgatgatcagatctgctccTTTCTCTGTACAGTATCTTCTGCTCTCAGACCAGCTCTTTATTTTAGAGGAAATGAAGTAAATACTGGATTGATAGTAAATCCATCCATCTGTAAACACAACCAGTTCA contains:
- the LOC113087081 gene encoding C-type lectin domain family 17, member A-like; translated protein: MSNSGNMNISDKHGMEREYEEMDIKSSNVNAEREYMNNKRYQTPRNTVRIRNYRASVVCLVLLCVLLLTAVIVLCVHSHTNKDLTKETHLLDGWIYYQSSIYFISSKIKSWSESRRYCTEKGADLIIINNREEQDFVKKISADAKVWIGLTDSDVEGTWKWVDGSTLTSGFWDPREPNGHIREDCTLNDSSGWADYPCSDNYKWICEKSLALYSMH